The genomic window CTTGTGGAATCAACCAAAAGTCAAAGCGATGTCTGCTCCTGTCTTGTCTTCAGTGCACCGACCACAGTGTCTCGTCAGTTTATAACAGCCACTTTCCTTCCCTTCTGGGTTCCCCAAGGTTTTGATGGCGGCTAGGTTGCTTCAAACAGGACTCATCCCGCAAGAACACATAGACTGGCTTTTGTAAACTTACACAACTGCCTTGGAGTTACTGCTACTTTTAGTTTAGTGCAGCTAAAGTAATCACAGCGAGTCACTCTTTCCACATGTTGCAgttcattttcccttcaaaattcaCAGGACTAGATTCCCTAAACCCCTATTTTAAGTAGGGGGTTAGTAATTTTTTGGGGTAAATTGACCTGGAACATAAATATTGACATTCCACCACGTTTTTACTGCTACCGGTAAATACTTTGACAATGActgcaaaaatgaaaatattatatattattaatttagggctgtcaaacgattaaaatttttaatcgagttaatcacagcttagaaactaattaatcgtaattaatcgcagttcaaacatctgtaaaatatgccatatttttctgtaaattattgttggaatggaaagaaaagacaagacggatatatacattcaacatactgtacataagtactgtatttgtttattaaaacaataaatccacaagatggcattaatattattaacattctttctgtggaaGGGATctacggataaaaagacttgtaattcttaaaagataaatgtgagtacaagttgtagaaattttatattaaaacggctctgtatgttttcgttttaataaaatttgtaaaattttcaatcaaaaaataaactaattgctcgccattgtggaaggtagtgattgaaatacaccacaaggtgtcaagggtgagttttaaattcgccaaaatccaaatttttctagtgcgttttgcccctcgtctgacgccgtagtttccgtgCTCATTGTACCTtaagttcatttgagtgttgacttcacaacgtacgagacctctgatagtttgtatattgtgacaaaatatggccatctagtgtatttgttgagctaaacgaaatgtttgaatggagtttgaccaaagtctgagtattattttgcatagctattttgattgggaatggcagttctctttgcattgagcgcttttcttttcgtGAACATTatgtttttgagagataggaatattatttttgttgtgctttgaaTGATTAATTTGAATGActttaaatgatactgtagcgacttagctGTTCGaccaaaatgcatgatgggaagttgggcagccatgactgtcagtggtggctgcaaatggtatatcttctctgcgttctgttcaatacagggtgttaagaaaaagattatctTCTGTCATTCTACCCCATGtcgcttgccacaatagttataattgttgtggaagagatgccaaagcttatgccaataaatagcacggccccaatgaatgcctgagtCCACGCctctcgcttgtctctgcctcttagctctcaatatacataaaacggcgccattgtagtctggtagcggcaatgcatgagtgggtcgtcccGCGCATGCaataaatgcgttaaatattttaatgtgattaatttaaaaaattaaatactggccgttaacgcaataaatttgacagccctaattattatattaaattattatcatatcttGTAGTGCAAGTTTAGACAACAGACAATAGAGGCTTAATTTAACTCATTACTTTAACTCCCTTCTctattatataaatatacatactgTTTATACATGTGTATGCATAAAtgtgtatataatatgtatACATTACGTACAtgcatatggcagaaaacaggtGACTTTAAAttccgctttgagacccccaattttgccaaatttcaaaattgtccgatatgcatgtgtgatacatcattggaaatcttaaaatctcaattttctgggggaagaaaaattttgaacaagaaggctttttttttttttttttttttttttaatgttttttaaacagcaaaaccctgtctggaggtgagagcacgcgagagcagaattatagacactatgactttaatgagatattatcgcgtacttatctggtttcgatccaaaaactccatgtagcatgtatcaccgagtgtcaagatacagctgtgagtggccacagctggatttttggggaattttatgggtgaaacatggtaatataacaatggtcgtgatgcagaaattgcagacatcaaggagtggtcgagatgtttctttttcatatatttacccttttaaacgtttttttttttttttcaatttttctttgtttggatcgattatttatcatctaacatatcggataaaatgcgacagtaacaaaaaaatacaattaagcgatagttatgaggtagatatccgggactttttttacagacacaatttttttcattgtgacgtaatttgtttaaaagtttaaaatatgcgagtgaataatttttttaaagtcgtttttttttttttttttttttttaaatgaaatattagacgtcaattaatgattgagctaaaaatgacagacattttgaataataaatagaattaattaccttcgtgttatagctgggttgaaacaaaagcggttgcgtgacgtctgtaaacgggggttttcagggtaaaacggacagtttctttcaaagaggagtgcaagagcagaaactgctttttcagtcttgtctgtgttttcctccatatatatttatatataaatgtgtatatgtgtgtatacatatatatacatatatacagtatataatatatgtatatgtatgtatatgtatataaaatccACTTTTAAtgatatttaaaaattaaaagtgtaacAAATAATGAATTCATTTGCCTTTCACATATTAGCTCATTTCTAATATATAGTActaatttgaatttacataactgaatattaataataatcattattattataattgaaTAGTAATTGCATCAAAATCTACTattcataaataaaaattataaatatatatattataatattcaATTAGCGATGGTTACATGGTGAATAAATTGAACTACTAAGTAATTGTGCTAATTGTTGCTATGTTGCTATTATTTTCAATGATGTCATTTAaaaagaatcttttttttttttttttttttttttttaccctaaagAATTTTATTTTCTAACATGTAATTAATTATGGAACATTCTCTATGTATCCTCATAAAATAAATGTACACGTTTTGTAAATTATGTATAGTATAAATTACTTGAATTTTTaactcatcattttttttttttttttaaagcttattATACTGTTCACATTTTTAAGGTAGAAAATGTGACTCTACCATTTACTGTTGCTGTAATGTTTTCTTAATGTCTTAAAGTTGTTTTAAAAAGTTCGCCTGAGACAGAAAGGTATTGTTAAGACATCTTTTTATTTGTGTCAATAATGCTTTACATGACATAATGCATTTTCAGGGATATAAAATGGCATTTGCAGCTCAGAGAGCACTGCTTGTATGACAATATTCCGGTTACTTATTTGTATTCATCATGGTCAATTTGACCATTTTGCCATTTCACAATATTCAAGTCATATACAAATATCAGTTACAACAGAAAGCATTGATgtacttttctttttcttttttaataagattACTGGGTGTTGGGGcaagaaatattaaaaaaaaaaaaaaaaaaacaacaacaacaaaaaaatagaggttgtacaaaaaataaagaaaaaaaacagacaaactgGGAAGTCAGAATCATCAGTCAGAGTCTTTATAAAagagtggaaaagaaaagagtgaaaaaaaaaacacaacacagATCTAAAACCTCAGGTTCACATGCTGTCACCATTTCAAAAAGCATCCTGCGGGCCATGTGGTGATTTGCTTTCTCCATCCCTGATCTCCAGTTAACATAAATTAAGATTTTTCCTTCTTCTAAGCACCTAGTTGTTGTTGAAGTTTTCAAGTCGACATGCTTCTATTGCTCAAATACAATAGTCAACAGAAGGGTTGACTCTTGTTTGGAGCAATAGAGAGCACATTTAGTTGGTTGGCTGTTGGCTTTCGCGTCTCGGTGACCGACTTATCACGTCGAGGCGATCAGGAAGCCAGAGAAAGAGCAGTGCACGTTCTCGGCAGCGAAGACTCCGTTGGCCTCCTCATCAGGGATCTGCACGTACACGGTGTCTTGCTCGTTCAGCAGAAGCACGGCGCTACCAGACATCTGGTCAAGGAAGCCCTTGTTGTACTCATCGTAGGAGAACATGACGGGCTGGTCGTTCTTGTAGAGGGCCACCAGGGCGTGGGCGCCATTGACATGGATGCTGTAGGAGAAGTAATAAACTCCGGGGACCTGGCATGTGAAGATGCCGGATTCGGGGTCATAATGGCTCTCGGCGTTGTACACAATGTGGTCGAACTTGATGGGGCTGCCAGAGGCTGGGTAGGGCGTGGTCAGAGCTGCTGTGAAAGCAGACATGGGTGCCTTGACCATCACCTCGGTCATTCCCATTCCCATGCCCTTCTCAAAGACCACCTCACCGGGAGGTCCTGGGGGTCCGGGAGGACCAACGGGACCGGGCTCTCCATCGGCACCACTCTCACCAGGCAGTCCGGGGGGACCCTGGGGTCCGGGAACGCCTTTAGCGGTCACGCCAGCGGGGCCGGGAGCTCCAGGGAGACCTGGGTGTCCCTTGTGGCCAGGAGCACCAGCGGGACCCTGAGGTCCAGAAGGACCACGGGAACCAGTGGCTCCAGTAGCACCAACAGCACCAGGCTCTCCAGCACGGCCGGGGAGACCTTTGGGTCCAGCAGGGCCGGGAATACCTGGGGCACCTGTGATACCAGGGGCACCACCATGACCCTTCTCACCGGTGGCTCCAGTGGCTCCTCTTGCTCCAGCGGGACCAGCTGGGCCAGGGTAACCCTGCTTGCCTTGGAATCCCTGGGGTCCTACGTCTCCCTTGTTGCCCTTGGGGCCTGGAGCGCCAGTGGCACCGGTGTCACCTTTGGGGCCGGTAGCGCCAGTCTCACCTGGGAAACCTCTCACGCCTGCTGGGCCCATAGGGCCAGTAGCTCCAGTGGCACCAGTGGCACCGGTGTATCCGGTAGGACCTTGCTCGCCCTTGGGACCAGTAGCACCTGGGCTGCCAGTAAATCCTCTCTCTCCCTTCTCTCCATTAGCACCTGGCTTTCCGTATCCTGGGGTTCCTGGGGCACCTGGGGCGCCAGCGGGTCCCTGGTGGCCTTTTGGTCCAACTGCACCAGGCAGACCTGGGGCACCATTGTCACCGGGTTTGCCAGCAATACCTACACCGGGGGCAC from Corythoichthys intestinalis isolate RoL2023-P3 chromosome 15, ASM3026506v1, whole genome shotgun sequence includes these protein-coding regions:
- the col10a1a gene encoding collagen, type X, alpha 1a, encoding MDIRVACIVLLMAALVAGHGKGYVVKKVVKAAPQYEPYHVKSQVVAGEPGIPGEPGPMGPPGPPGPEGKSGVGYPGPHGPPGPPGAPGRSITGKSGTPGGPGKPGIPGAPGEKGHTGATGAQGPRGAPGSPGTPGPAGLSSTGKPGPSGLPGAMGPRGEPGLKGHPGVPGLPGPKGERGIGIQGPQGATGPMGPMGPTGAPGQSAVGKPGKSGMPGEPGKSGSPGRDGAPGAMGPMGPKGHTGAPGVGIAGKPGDNGAPGLPGAVGPKGHQGPAGAPGAPGTPGYGKPGANGEKGERGFTGSPGATGPKGEQGPTGYTGATGATGATGPMGPAGVRGFPGETGATGPKGDTGATGAPGPKGNKGDVGPQGFQGKQGYPGPAGPAGARGATGATGEKGHGGAPGITGAPGIPGPAGPKGLPGRAGEPGAVGATGATGSRGPSGPQGPAGAPGHKGHPGLPGAPGPAGVTAKGVPGPQGPPGLPGESGADGEPGPVGPPGPPGPPGEVVFEKGMGMGMTEVMVKAPMSAFTAALTTPYPASGSPIKFDHIVYNAESHYDPESGIFTCQVPGVYYFSYSIHVNGAHALVALYKNDQPVMFSYDEYNKGFLDQMSGSAVLLLNEQDTVYVQIPDEEANGVFAAENVHCSFSGFLIAST